In one Cercospora beticola chromosome 1, complete sequence genomic region, the following are encoded:
- a CDS encoding uncharacterized protein (BUSCO:EOG092612XD), whose protein sequence is MSAKRKSFDHDPRAKRDDGRPQKKPRQERAKKEDKPALLFPPRPDWHAAELPPLEAREAKDLPSQRTIENLLQYATALLEAENTAYNDGHLTGSSSHKFLSTIMASGTLEDKVSALTLLVQESPLHTMKAFDNLLNLSRKKSRNQALMAVAALKDMLGQGNVLPSNRKLRPFGKQQGLLAALQGKDARWNNGDPLPGGLQKEHLVMWAFEDWLKKKYFELLAILETWCNDEIEYSRQRALTYIWELLKDKPEQEENLLRLLVNKLGDTERKVASRASHLLLQLENTHPAMKLIITNSIEADCLYRPGQSDHAKYYAIITLNQTILSRKDEDLANRLLDIYFGLFVQLLKPTEAKKLGLDIASINGKTQGGGGKAGKMAAKKRKAEEKKEEAAVQFHDKMISQVLAGVNRAFAFADTSDPHFEKQLDTVFRVAHSANFNTSVQALMLLQQISSRKHLGADRFYRTLYESLLDPRLFNSSKQVMYLNLLYKSLKSDLNAKRVQAFVKRMLQIITMHEPAFACGVLYLIHELEVTFPSIRKMITEPEVADEDEEEHFVDVPEEGDHNPNASTSADHKVLYDPRKRNPEHAQAERTCLWDILPLLRHFHPSVTLFAEAVHGTKEMPPKPDPTQHTLMHFLDRFVYRNPKTKQEKAHGSSIMQPLAGAKAADLLVKPGDPSQRAPLNNEAFWAKKVDDVAADEVFFHNYFNAAGNAKKKPAKEKKQRGPEDSEDEDAMEDQIWEAIANSRPEVEGPGSDDDLSMGDLESLSGGSDDDESEGGIDLGGEDGEEAADLDAFADMDGFAGEQSDDEDLGSDAMPDLDDDDEDAMLGDDDEIPFDGFGGEDSDQAETNAARNKKKRAEKKKLKSLPVFASAEDYAKLIGDDDEL, encoded by the coding sequence ATGAGCGCCAAACGAAAGTCGTTCGACCACGATCCGCGAGCGAAGCGAGACGATGGGCGACCCCAGAAAAAGCCCCGCCAAGAGCGGGCAAAGAAGGAAGACAAGCCCGCTCTGCTCTTCCCTCCTCGGCCAGACTGGCATGCTGCAGAACTGCCGCCGCTTGAAGCTCGCGAGGCCAAAGACTTGCCATCGCAACGAACGATCGAAAACCTTCTGCAGTATGCCACTGCGCTACTGGAAGCCGAGAACACCGCGTACAACGATGGCCACCTCACCGGGTCGTCCTCGCACAAGTTCTTGTCGACCATCATGGCAAGCGGAACGCTGGAGGACAAAGTCTCGGCCTTGACACTGCTGGTGCAAGAATCGCCGCTACATACAATGAAGGCGTTCGACAACCTTTTGAACCTATCACGGAAAAAGAGCAGGAACCAGGCTTTGATGGCTGTCGCGGCGTTGAAGGACATGCTGGGGCAGGGAAATGTACTGCCCAGCAACCGCAAGCTGAGGCCGTTCGGCAAGCAACAGGGACTTCTTGCTGCGCTACAAGGGAAGGATGCGAGGTGGAACAATGGCGACCCTCTGCCCGGAGGTCTTCAAAAGGAGCATTTGGTCATGTGGGCGTTTGAGGATTggctgaagaagaaataCTTTGAGCTGCTCGCGATACTGGAGACATGGTGCAACGATGAGATTGAGTATTCGCGACAACGAGCATTGACCTACATCTGGGAATTGCTCAAGGACAAGCcggagcaggaggagaacTTGCTGCGGTTGCTGGTGAATAAGCTTGGGGATACAGAACGAAAGGTTGCTTCGCGAGCGTCGCATCTACTGCTCCAACTCGAAAATACCCATCCTGCCATGAAGCTCATTATCACGAACTCCATCGAAGCAGATTGTCTGTACCGGCCTGGACAGAGTGACCACGCCAAGTACTATGCCATTATCACTTTGAATCAGACAATTCTGAGTCGCAAGGATGAGGACTTGGCAAATCGGCTACTCGACATCTACTTCGGTCTATTCGTCCAGTTGCTAAAGCCGACCGAGGCAAAGAAGTTGGGCCTGGACATCGCATCAATCAACGGAAAGACACAAGGTGGAGGCGGCAAGGCGGGCAAGATGGCTGCAAAAAAGCGCAAAGctgaagaaaagaaagaagaggccGCTGTGCAGTTCCACGATAAAATGATCTCTCAAGTCCTGGCGGGTGTCAATCGTGCGTTTGCCTTCGCAGACACGAGCGACCCCCATTTTGAAAAGCAGCTGGATACTGTCTTTCGCGTTGCTCATTCGGCCAACTTCAATACCAGCGTGCAAGCGCTTATGTTGTTGCAGCAGATCTCGTCGAGGAAGCATCTGGGTGCGGACAGGTTCTACCGCACATTGTACGAAAGCCTGCTTGATCCTCGCCTGTTCAACAGTAGCAAGCAGGTCATGTACCTCAACCTCTTGTACAAGAGCCTCAAGTCGGATCTTAACGCCAAGCGTGTGCAAGCTTTCGTTAAGCGCATGCTCCAAATCATTACCATGCACGAACCAGCTTTCGCCTGCGGCGTGCTGTACCTTATCCACGAGCTCGAGGTCACCTTTCCCAGCATACGGAAGATGATCACGGAGCCTGAAGttgctgacgaagatgaagaggagcatTTCGTCGACGTGCCTGAAGAGGGAGATCACAATCCGAATGCCTCAACATCGGCCGATCACAAAGTTCTCTACGACCCTCGAAAACGTAACCCTGAGCATGCGCAAGCTGAACGGACCTGTCTTTGGGATATTTTGCCTCTCTTACGCCATTTTCATCCTTCCGTCACGCTCTTCGCAGAGGCTGTGCACGGAACCAAGGAGATGCCGCCTAAGCCAGATCCGACTCAACATACACTCATGCACTTCCTTGATCGGTTCGTGTATCGCAATCCCAAGACGAAGCAAGAGAAGGCGCACGGCAGTTCGATCATGCAACCGCTTGCAGGTGCCAAAGCTGCTGACCTTCTCGTCAAACCTGGTGATCCCAGCCAGAGAGCACCACTTAATAACGAAGCATTCTGGGCCAAGAAGGTGGATGACGTGGCCGCCGATGAGGTCTTCTTTCACAACTACTTCAATGCTGCCGGcaatgcgaagaagaagccggccaaggagaagaagcaacGTGGTCCTGAGGacagcgaggatgaagatgcaaTGGAAGATCAAATCTGGGAAGCAATCGCGAATTCCCGACCAGAAGTCGAAGGGCCGGGATCTGATGATGACTTGTCAATGGGCGATCTCGAGAGCTTGTCGGGTGgcagtgacgatgacgagtcAGAGGGCGGCATCGATCTCGGCGGTGAAGATGGGGAGGAAGCCGCGGACCTGGACGCTTTCGCCGATATGGATGGTTTCGCGGGTGAGCAgtctgacgacgaggacctcGGCAGCGATGCGATGCCAGActtggacgatgacgacgaggatgccATGTTgggagacgacgatgagataCCGTtcgatggctttggcggGGAGGATTCAGACCAGGCAGAAACGAATGCTGCcaggaacaagaagaagagggcggagaagaagaagctcaagagcTTACCGGTGTTCGCAAGTGCTGAAGACTATGCGAAATTGATaggtgacgatgacgagttgTGA
- a CDS encoding uncharacterized protein (BUSCO:EOG092617S2), with protein sequence MAATDIAAFAGGQLSLLDNELQAEVQETQLLTATYAPTTLQRAGLAVLNLTVSSQRTGFGGKTLLELGIDPAVAGDGAELPEHGLRVGDICAVAEQPKGAERKKEREAMEKHGVEGVVTRMNKTAITVALDKEEVDVPNGKLWLVKLANDVTFKRLNQTMTRLQKMQPAEHSMLIRVLFGQSSPTPVLDSELAKEVQWEDPTLNESQKDAIRFALAIREIALIHGPPGTGKTHTLIELILQLVQRGMRLLVCGPSNVSVDNIVERLASHKVPMVRLGHPARLLPSVLSHSMEVLSRTSDAAAIVADIRSEMDSKQASVRKTRNGRERKAIYGEIKELRKEYRQRENRVVGEILKSSKVVLSTLHGAGSFQLKDEKFDVVIVDEASQALEAQCWIPVLWTGASKLVLAGDHLQLPPTIKSANMKKDQKTAKGVDKATKKLDSLSLKQQDKESTSTKLSLETTLFDRLLELHGNDIKRMLTTQYRMHESIMAFPSQALYDDKLLAAEAVKLRLLKDLPYPVQETENTIEPLVFYDTQGGDFAEKAEEEETPKSKSSLLADSKINEAEALIVRDHIESLVTAGLKPEDIAIVTPYNGQVGLLSQMLKERFAGLEVGSVDGFQGREKEAVVVSLVRSNPEREVGFLAEKRRLNVAMTRPKRHLCVIGDSETIAKGSKFLKSWMSHLEEHADLRYPDLSELASSK encoded by the exons ATGGCAGCAACAGACATTGCAGCGTTCGCGGGCGGGCAACTGTCGTTACTGGACAATGAACTGCAGGCAGAGGTGCAAGAGACACAGCTGCTGACAGCCACATATGCGCCCACGACACTCCAACGCGCAGGCCTTGCCGTGTTGAATTTGACAGTGTCCTCGCAACGAACCGGTTTCGGTGGTAAGACGTTGCTCGAACTGGGCATTGACCCAGCTGTCGCGGGCGATGGCGCGGAACTACCTGAACATGGCCTCCGTGTGGGAGATATTTGTGCAGTCGCCGAACAACCCAAAGGCGCGGAAAGGAAGAAGGAAAGAGAAGCCATGGAGAAACATGGCGTAGAGGGTGTCGTGACTCGAATGAACAAGACCGCCATCACAGTCGCCCTGgacaaagaagaagtagacgTGCCCAACGGCAAGCTCTGGCT AGTCAAACTGGCCAATGATGTTACCTTCAAACGACTAAACCAGACGATGACGCGACTGCAAAAGATGCAGCCAGCAGAGCACAGCATGCTCATACGGGTACTGTTTGGACAATCCTCTCCAACGCCAGTACTCGATTCTGAGCTCGCGAAGGAGGTACAGTGGGAAGATCCTACGTTGAACGAAAGCCAGAAGGACGCAATCCGTTTCGCACTTGCCATTCGAGAGATCGCCTTGATTCACGGCCCGCCAGGCACCGGCAAAACCCACACACTTATCGAACTCATCTTGCAGCTTGTTCAGCGCGGTATGCGGCTGCTCGTTTGCGGACCTAGCAATGTCAGCGTGGACAACATCGTAGAGCGTCTCGCATCGCACAAAGTCCCTATGGTGCGGCTGGGACATCCTGCGCGTCTCCTGCCCAGCGTGCTCAGTCACAGCATGGAAGTCTTGTCGAGGACCAGTGACGCTGCCGCGATCGTTGCTGATATCAGATCTGAAATGGATAGTAAGCAGGCTTCGGTCCGGAAAACGCGCAATGGCCGCGAACGTAAGGCCATTTACGGCGAAATCAAAGAACTGCGCAAAGAGTACCGCCAACGAGAAAATCGAGTGGTAGGGGAGATCCTCAAGAGCAGCAAGGTAGTCCTCTCGACGCTTCACGGAGCCGGATCTTTCCAGTTGAAGGACGAAAAGTTCGACGTGGTCATTGTGGATGAAGCAAGTCAAGCGCTAGAAGCGCAATGCTGGATTCCGGTGCTCTGGACTGGTGCTTCCAAATTAGTGCTGGCAGGCGACCACTTGCAGCT GCCACCAACGATCAAGTCAGCGAACATGAAAAAGGATCAAAAGACGGCCAAAGGAGTAGACAAGGCAACCAAGAAACTTGACAGCCTGAGTCTCAAGCAGCAAGACAAAGAATCAACGTCGACCAAGTTGAGTCTAGAGACCACGCTGTTCGATCGGCTCCTGGAGTTACACGGCAATGATATAAAGCGTATGCTGACCACACAGTATCGCATGCATGAATCCATCATGGCATTTCCTTCGCAGGCTTTGTATGATGACAAATTGTTGGCAGCAGAGGCCGTCAAGCTTCGGTTGCTCAAAGACTTGCCCTATCCGGTCCAAGAGACTGAGAATACCATCGAACCTTTGGTATTCTACGATACACAAGGTGGGGACTTCGCAGAGAaggcggaggaagaggaaaccCCTAAAAGCAAGTCCAGTCTGCTGGCTGACAGCAAAATCAACGAAGCTGAAGCTCTCATCGTGAGGGATCACATCGAGAGCCTTGTCACAGCCGGGCTGAAACCGGAGGACATTGCGATTGTCACGCCATACAACGGGCAGGTCGGCCTGCTTTCTCAGATGCTGAAAGAGCGATTCGCGGGCTTGGAAGTGGGAAGTGTCGACGGTTTTCAGGGCCGAGAAAAGGAGGCGGTCGTCGTCAGTCTCGTTCGTAGCAATCCTGAGCGCGAGGTTGGCTTCTTGGCGGAAAAGCGACGACTGAATG TTGCGATGACTCGGCCCAAACGACATTTGTGCGTGATCGGGGATTCTGAGACCATAGCCAA GGGATCAAAGTTTCTGAAGAGTTGGATGTCACATCTCGAGGAGCACGCAGACCTTCGGTATCCAGATCTGAGCGAGCTGGCTTCGAGTAAATGA
- a CDS encoding uncharacterized protein (BUSCO:EOG09260K29), which yields MTRRIVRTLGQIAASIALFCILVFFADSRYRVLPNSIHHALPSHHAGTVITDVTIAFCSTVNPLSKCRLDDNNWKRVEKDLLLGGGWIRSAYLHVQRKQEEELLSEDKVVVGVRVSRQPPAADEKEDGREPWEKRPGGIWIQRSSKRHDSDSDRAVTAIDVLFGPDAIDPRPNWILENTPLFVDSASANYAPRLSTRHGRPRAAHDTPPVPRVGKDGKFKILQISDAHLSTGTGACRDAIGENDKPSVRCEADPRTLEFIEQVLDDEKPDLVVLSGDQVEGPAAPDTQTAIFKMVAPLIERSIPYAAIFGNHDDEGPRSSPRVAQMALMQTLPHSLSEPGPSKAEGVGNYVVEVLAPGSQHSALTLYMLDTHSLTPDEKRYKGYDWIKPGQIEWFRETAKGLKKAHSKYSHIHMDMAFIHIPLPEYGDRSNVMAGGAWKEGVTAPGYNSKFYDALAEEGIVAVGCGHDHVNDYCALRPHKHEVARDVAEGQQSQSHRERLGPWLCYAGGSGFGGYAGYGGFHRRVRVWDIDTNAGRMSTWKRVECCGEDTKKKIDEIVLIDGGNVIAPTT from the exons ATGACACGCCGCATT GTCCGGACGTTGGGCCAAATCGCCGCATCGATAGCTCTCTTCTGCATCCTCGTCTTTTTCGCCGATTCGCGCTATCGCGTGCTTCCCAACTCGATTCATCATGCTCTGCCGTCTCATCATGCCGGCACCGTCATCACTGATGTAACGATTGCCTTTTGCTCTACGGTGAATCCGCTTTCCAAATGCCGCCTCGACGACAACAACTGGAAACGAGTGGAGAAGGACTTGCTGTTGGGTGGAGGCTGGATCCGGAGCGCATACCTGCATGTGCAGCGtaagcaggaagaggagctcCTGAGTGAAGACAAGGTCGTTGTAGGCGTCCGTGTCAGCCGCCAGCCACCCGCTGCAGACGAAAAAGAAGATGGGCGTGAGCCATGGGAGAAACGACCAGGGGGCATATGGATTCAGCGGAGCAGCAAAAGACACGATAGCGATTCCGATCGAGCTGTGACAGCCATCGACGTTCTCTTTGGCCCTGATGCCATTGATCCTAGACCGAACTGGATCCTGGAGAACACGCCTCTCTTCGTTGACAGTGCGAGTGCCAACTATGCGCCCAGGCTGAGCACGCGACATGGGAGACCGCGTGCTGCACATGACACTCCGCCAGTACCACGTGTTGGCAAGGACGGCAAGTTCAAGATTCTCCAAATCTCCGATGCTCATCTGTCCACGGGCACTGGAGCATGTAGGGACGCCATTGGAGAGAATGATAAGCCGAGCGTCAGATGCGAAGCCGACCCACGGACTCTAGAATTTATTGAGCAAGTGCTTGACGATGAGAAGCCAGATCTCGTAGTCCTCTCCGGAGACCAGGTGGAAGGACCCGCTGCTCCAGACACTCAGACGGCGATTTTTAAAATGGTTGCGCCACTGATCGAGCGCTCGATCCCTTATGCGGCCATCTTTGGCAAtcacgatgatgaaggtccacgttcttctcctcgcgTCGCCCAAATGGCTCTGATGCAGACACTGCCTCACAGCCTTTCTGAGCCCGGTCCGTCGAAAGCAGAGGGGGTTGGCAACTATGTGGTGGAAGTCCTTGCGCCGGGCTCTCAGCACTCCGCACTCACTTTGTACATGCTGGATACTCATAGCCTGACACCTGACGAAAAGCGATATAAAGGCTACGACTGGATCAAGCCCGGTCAAATTGAGTGGTTCCGAGAAACTGCCAAGGGTTTGAAAAAGGCACATTCGAAATATAGCCATATCCATATGGATATGGCGTTCATTCATATTCCCTTACCTGAATACGGCGATCGCAGCAACGTTATGGCTGGAGGCGCCTGGAAGGAAGGTGTCACCGCACCCGGCTACAACAGCAAGTTCTACGATGCGTTAGCAGAAGAGGGCATTGTGGCAGTTGGCTGCGGGCATGATCATGTCAATGACTACTGTGCTCTCCGACCTCACAAGCATGAGGTTGCCCGAGATGTCGCTGAAGGACAGCAGTCTCAGAGTCATCGTGAGAGGCTCGGCCCTTGGCTGTGCTATGCAGGAGGGTCCGGCTTCGGGGGCTACGCTGGATATGGTGGATTCCACCGAAGAGTGAGAGTGTGGGACATCGACACGAACGCTGGCCGCATGTCTACTTGGAAGAGAGTAGAATGTTGTGGCGAGGAcacaaagaagaagatcgacgagatTGTGCTCATTGATGGTGGCAACGTCATCGCGCCAACGACTTGA